The following coding sequences are from one Remersonia thermophila strain ATCC 22073 chromosome 2, whole genome shotgun sequence window:
- a CDS encoding DNA replication licensing factor MCM7 — translation MALLQMKSPVDYDVQLTAFQNFLSDFKASAQDTITTVLGNINLDDFSDDEDLMNDDDDDNDNGGARATRRGRRAPKPKEAPRHKYRDMLQQLADRKISQVVIDLDDLAAYEKDLNQGLRLTEWVEQNTKHYVEIVSRAVDKLMPPPGEDITFKDDVLDVLMANRAQRNQMLAEVADRDSDPTLLQDQYPAQLTRRYTLVFKPRSTAANGVPVKALSVRQVRGEHLGRLITIRGIATRVSDVKPIVQVSAYTCDRCGSEIFQPVTDKQYGPLTICPSRDCQENQTKGQLYPSSRASKFLPFQEVKIQELAEQVPIGQIPRTLTVLCYGSLVRQVSPGDVVDIAGIFLPTPYTGFQAMRAGLLTDTYLEAHHVTQHKRAYEDIEIDTTLARRIARFTQSGNQYEYLAKSIAPEIYGHLDVKKALLLLLVGGVTKEVGDGMRIRGDINICLMGDPGVAKSQLLKYISKVAPRGVYTSGRGSSGVGLTAAVMRDPVTDEMVLEGGALVLADNGICCIDEFDKMDENDRTAIHEVMEQQTISISKAGITTTLNARTSILAAANPLYGRYNTRLSAVENINLPAALLSRFDIMFLLLDNPSRDTDAQLARHVAYVHMHSRHPDLGTADGVVFSPAEVRAYVAQARTFRPTVPQAVSEYMVKTYVRLRNNQRRAERRAAQAGGAAAAAAASAASANNFGHTTPRTLLGVVRLAQALARLRFSNTVTQDDVDEALRLVEASRESLLATDDRGASGRRGLNASSKIYNLVKGLADSGACRPDDAADDDDDEGADGVEMSLRKVKERVIAKGFTENQWLAALEEYTELDVWQTAGNGTRLVFITSGQGEREDSAEL, via the exons ATGGCGCTCCTTCAGATGAAGTCGCCGGTCGACTATGACGTCCAGCTGA ccgccTTCCAAAACTTCCTCTCCGACTTCAAGGCTTCGGCCCAAgacaccatcaccacggTGCTCGGCAACATCAACCTCGACGACTTcagcgatgacgaggacctcatgaacgacgacgacgacgacaacgacaacggcggcgcccgcgccacccgccgcggccggagggcgcccaagcccaaggaaGCCCCGCGCCACAAGTACCGGGAcatgctgcagcagctcgccgaccgcaAGATCAGCCAGgtcgtcatcgacctcgacgacctcgccgcctacGAAAAGGACCTCAACCAAGGCCTGCGCCTGACCGAGTGGGTCGAGCAAAACACCAAGCACTACGTCGAGATCGTgtcgcgcgccgtcgacaagctcATGCCCCCGCCCGGCGAGGACATCACCTTCAaggacgacgtgctcgacgtGCTCATGGCCAACCGCGCGCAGCGCAACCAGatgctcgccgaggtggcggaccGCGACTCGGACCCCACCCTCCTGCAGGACCAGTACCCGGCCCAGCTCACGCGCCGCTACACCCTCGTCTTCAAGCCCCgctccacggcggccaacggcgtCCCCGTCAAGGCCCTCTCGGTCCGCCAGGTCCgcggcgagcacctcggccggctcatCACCATCCGCGGCATCGCCACCCGCGTCTCGGACGTCAAGCCCATCGTCCAGGTCAGCGCCTACACGTGCGACCGCTGCGGCTCCGAGATCTTCCAGCCCGTCACCGACAAGCAGTACGGGCCCCTCACCATCTGCCCCTCGCGCGACTGCCAGGAGAACCAGACCAAGGGCCAGCTCTACCCGTCGTCGCGCGCCTCCAAGTTCCTGCCCTTCCAGGAGGTCAAGAtccaggagctcgccgagcaggtgcCCATCGGCCAGATCCCCCGCACCCTGACCGTGCTGTGCTacggcagcctcgtccgCCAGGTCAGccccggcgacgtcgtcgacatcGCCGGCATCTTCCTGCCCACCCCCTACACGGGCTTCCAGGCCAtgcgcgccggcctgctcaccGACACGTACCTCGAGGCCCACCACGTGACGCAGCACAAGCGCGCCTACGAGGACATTGAGATCGACACCACCCTGgcccgccgcatcgcccgGTTCACCCAGTCGGGCAACCAGTACGAGTACCTGGCCAAGTCCATCGCCCCCGAGATCTacggccacctcgacgtGAAAAAGgccctcctgctgctgctcgtcggcggcgtcaccaaggaggtgggcgacggcATGCGCATCCGCGGCGACATCAACATCTGCCTCATGGGCGACCCCGGCGTGGCCAAGTCGCAGCTGCTCAAGTACATCTCCAAGGTGGCGCCCCGCGGCGTCTACACGTcgggccgcggcagcagcggcgtcggcctcacggccgccgtcatgcGCGACCCCGTCACGGACGAGAtggtgctcgagggcggcgccctcgtcctcgccgacaacGGCATCTGCTGCATCGACGAGTTCGACAAGATGGACGAGAACGACCGCACCGCCATCCACGAGGTCATGGAGCAGCAgaccatctccatctccaaggccggcatcaccaccaccctcaacGCCCGcacctccatcctcgccgccgccaaccccctcTACGGCCGCTACAACACGcgcctctcggccgtcgagaacatcaacctgcccgccgccctcctgtCGCGCTTCGACATCATgttcctgctgctcgacaaCCCCTCGCGCGACACggacgcccagctcgcccgccacgtCGCCTACGTCCACATGCACTCGCGCCACCCGGacctcggcaccgccgacggcgtcgtcttcTCCCCGGCCGAGGTCCGCGCCTacgtcgcccaggcccgcACCTTCCGCCCCACCGTGCCCCAGGCCGTCTCCGAGTACATGGTCAAGACGTACGTCCGCCTGCGCAACaaccagcgccgcgccgagcgccgcgccgcccaggccggcggggccgccgccgccgccgccgcctcggccgccagcgccaacaACTTTGGCCACACCACGCCCCGCaccctgctcggcgtcgtccgcctcgcccaggccctcgcccgcctgcgctTCAGCAACACCGTCACccaggacgacgtcgacgaggccctgcgcctcgtcgaggccagCCGCGAGagcctcctcgccaccgacgaccgcggcgcctcgggccgGAGGGGCCTCAACGCCAGCAGCAAGATTTACAACCTCGTCAAGGGCCTGGCCGACAGCGGCGCGTgccggcccgacgacgccgccgacgacgacgatgacgagggcgccgacggcgtcgagatgAGCCTCCGCAAGGTCAAGGAGCGCGTCATCGCCAAGGGCTTCACCGAGAACCAGtggctggccgccctcgaggagtaTACCGAGCTCGAT GTCTGGCAAACGGCGGGCAACGGCACCCGGCTCGTGTTTATCACgtcgggccagggcgagcgcgaggacaGCGCCGAGCTatga
- a CDS encoding mitochondrial 37S ribosomal protein mS29 has product MSAPNCLRCLVRPSAALRLSAPPPASALKPATPPLTAAASRRAPFSTTPAAAAAPKSSSQGQQAAAKGHVRKGKRLTLKGKKKQKSLDHGKSPLPGERKAYRKRITLSNDNAIKVPWLTDLAAPDLADPANVGKVLALPPTTQDQLRASEAFKPTQTWGMFRQPAVLVRKETVDLTQRMQEAAAARKVLRMVVTGNKVTGKSLMLLQAMTHAFLNEWVVIHLPEAQELTTAVTEYAPLADTSPVQYSQPVYALKLLHAIRKANADVLAKTFTVSEHSELPQSLPAGSPLLAIANQAKEVDSAWVIFQALWNELMAPAPNRPPILLSLDGLAHVMRVSDYRSPAFEPIHAFDLALVRLFTDALGGAVKFPAGGAVLGATSRNNSPRSPSMELALAQREAEQQQQQQPGVEVPQKDPFFRGYDERVDAVLRSVQVLRLGGVDRREARALLEYWAASGMLRTVVDEKAVAEKWTLAGGGVLGEMERASLLTMRV; this is encoded by the exons ATGTCGGCCCCCAATTGCCTGCGGTGCCTCgtgcggccgtcggcggccctgcgactctcggccccgccgcccgcctcggccttgaagccggcgacgccgccgctgacggcggccgcctcccggaGAGCGCCCttctcgacgacgccggcggcagcagccgcgcccAAGAGCAGCtcccagggccagcaggccgccgccaagggccaCGTGCGCAAGGGCAAGAGGCTCACgctcaagggcaagaagaagcagaagtCGCTCGACCACGGCAAGTCGCCGCTCCCCGGCGAGCGCAAGGCCTACCGCAAGCGCATCACCCTCAGCAACGACAACGCCATCAAGGTGCCGTGGCTGAcggacctcgccgcgccggacCTGGCGGACCCGGCCAACGTCGGCAAGGTCCTGGCCctgccgcccaccacccaGGACCAGCTGCGCGCCAGCGAGGCCTTCAAGCCCACCCAGACCTGGGGCATGTTCCGCCAgccggccgtgctggtgCGCAAGGAGACGGTCGACCTGACGCAGCGCATgcaggaggccgccgccgcccgcaaggtTTTGCGCATGGTGGTCACGGGCAACAAGGTCACGGGCAAGAGCttgatgctgctgcaggccatgACGCATGCGTTCCTGAACGAATGGGTGGTGATCCACCTGCCCGAGG CCCAGGagctcaccaccgccgtcaccgaGTACGCCCCGCTCGCCGACACCAGCCCCGTGCAATACAGCCAGCCGGTGTACGCCCTCAAGCTCCTGCACGCCATCCGcaaggccaacgccgacgtgctcgccAAGACCTTCACCGTCAGCGAGCACTCGGAGCTGCCCCAGTCCCTGCCCGCGGGCTCCCCGCTCctggccatcgccaaccaggccaaggaggtggacAGCGCCTGGGTCATCTTCCAGGCGCTCTGGAACGAGCTCATGGCCCCGGCGCCCAACCGGCCGCCGATCCTGCTGtccctcgacggcctcgcccacgTCATGCGCGTCTCGGACTACCGCAGCCCGGCCTTTGAGCCCATCCACGCCTTCGACCTCGCCCTGGTGCGCCTCTTcaccgacgccctcggcggcgccgtcaagtTCCCCGCCGGAGGCGCCGTGCTGGGCGCCACGAGCCGCAACAACAgcccgcgctcgccgagcatggagctcgcgctggcccagcgcgaggcggaacagcagcagcagcagcagccgggggTCGAGGTGCCGCAAAAGGACCCCTTCTTCCGCGGCTacgacgagcgcgtcgacgCGGTGCTCCGGTCGGTGCAGGTGCTgcgcctgggcggcgtcgaccgccgcgaggcccgcgccctgctcgagtACTGGGCCGCCAGCGGCATGCTGCGCACCGTGGTCGACGAGAAGGCGGTGGCTGAGAAGTGGAcgctggcgggcgggggcgtgctgggcgagatggagcgcGCTTCGTTGCTTACGATGCGCGTGTAA